The nucleotide sequence ATCTTTCACCGTCGGGGCCAGCATGCCTTCCATGGCATCCTTCACCTCGTTGATGGCGTTGTAGATGATCGAGTAGAGGCGGATGTCGATCTGCTCCTGCTCGGCCAGCTTGCGGGCGCTCTGCGACGGCCGCACCTGGAAACCGATGATGATTGCGTCGGAGGCCGAAGCCAGCAACACGTCGGATTCCGAGATGGCACCCACGCTCTTGCTGAGGATGTTCACGGCCACTTCTGGCGTGCTCAGCTTCAGTAGCGAGTCGGCCAGTGCTTCCACCGAGCCATCCACGTCGCCTTTCACAATCACATTCAGCTCCTTGAACGAACCGATAGCCAGACGGCGACCAATCTCGTCGAGGGTGATATGCTTCTTAGTGCGCATGCTCTGCTCGCGGGCCAGCTGCTGACGCTGGGTGGCCAGCTCGCGGGCTTCGCGCTCAGTTTCCATCACCTGGATCTTGTCGCCGGCCTGTGGGGCCCCGGTCAGACCAAGTACCTGCACCGGAGTAGCCGGGCCGGCGGTTTTCATTTTCTTACCGCGGTGGTCGGTCATGGCCTTCACGCGGCCGAAGTGCGGACCAGCCAGCACGATGTCGCCCACTTTCATGGTGCCCGTCTGTACCAGGATGGTAGTTACGTAGCCCCGGCCCTTGTCGAGCGAAGCTTCAATAACGGCACCCACGGCGTTGCGGTCCGGGTTGGCTTTCAGTTCCAGAATCTCGGCTTCCAGCAGGACTTTCTCCAGCAGGTCGTCGATGCCCAGACCGGTTTTGGCCGATACTTCCTGGCTCTGGTACTTACCGCCCCATTCTTCCACCAGTACGTTGATCACCGACAGCTCCTCACGGACTTTGTCGGGGTTAGCGCCAGGCTTATCGATTTTGTTGAGGGCAATTACAATCGGAACACCAGCGGCTTGCGCGTGGTTGATGGCCTCTTTGGTTTGTGGCATCACCGAGTCGTCGGCAGCTACCACAATGATGGCAATGTCCGTAATCTTGGCACCACGGGCACGCATGGCCGTAAAGGCTTCGTGACCCGGCGTATCCAGGAAGGTTACGCGCTTGCCCGACTTGGTCATTACATCGTAGGCGCCGATGTGCTGCGTGATACCGCCGGCTTCGCCTTTGGCCACGCTGGCGTTGCGGATGTAGTCAAGCAGCGAGGTCTTGCCGTGGTCGACGTGGCCCATGATGGTCACAATCGGAGCGCGCGGCTGCAGATCCTCTTCGTTGTCGGTGATTTCCACCACCGTGTCCTCTTCCTCAGCCGACAGGAATTCCACGTCGTAGCCGAACTCATCGGCAATAACGGTAATGGCTTCGGCGTCGAGGCGCTGGTTGATGGACACGAACATGCCCATGTTCAGGCAGACCTTGATAATCTCGTTCACCGACACGTCCATCAGCGACGCCAGGTCGTTGGCGGAAATGAACTCGGTTACTTTGAGGGTTTTGGCGTCCAGCTCGTTTTGCGCGCGCTGGGCCTCGCGGTCCTCGGCTACACCAGCCCGCTTGTCGCGGCGGTACTTAGCACGGTTGTTATTGTTGCCACCACGGCCGCCGCTGAGCTTGGCCAGCGTAGCCTTGATCTGCTCCTGAATCTGCTTGTCGTTCTGCTCGGGCGTGAGCGGAACGGTTGGCTGCGTGCGCTGGCCGGGGCCACCGGGGCGCTGACCTGGGCCGCCGGGGCGTTGGCCGGGGCCACCACCGGGGCGCTGGCCGGGGCCACCTGCCGGGCGGTTGCCCTGGTAGCCACCGCTACCTTGCTGGGTGCCCTGGTTAGCCGAGCCCGGCTGGGTAGCACCTCCCGGGCCAGGCAGACGCTGGCGCTTCTTCTTGTCAGCAGCCAGGCCGCTTTTGCGCACGTCGGAGGACGCCACGGGGCGGGCACCGCGCCCACCACGCCGCGACGAATCGAGCGGTAGTTCAATCTTGCCCAATACCGTCAGGCCTTTCAGCTGGTCGGCTTTGGCTACAATGGTGCCGGCCGGCTCCTCTGCAGGAGCAGTAGGCTCCGCAGGCGCTGCCGCGGCAGGTGCCGGAGTAGCCGCTACTGGAGCAGGAGCTGCCGGAGCAGGCTGTGGGGCTGGAGTAGGAGCGGGGGCTGCAGCCGGAGCTTCAGCAACCGGAGCCTTAGCGGGCTCGGGTGCTACTGGGGCTGGCGCAGGCGCCGCTGCTACCGGAGTAGGCGCCGGGGCAGGGGTTTCAACAGGTTTGGGGGCCGGAGCAGGAGCTGGGGCTGCCACCGGAGCGGCCGGGGCCGGCTTGGTTTCAGCAACCGGAGCTTCAACTGGCTTGGGGGCCGAAGCCGCAACAGGGGCCGGTGGCGTAGCGGCGGCCACCGGGGCTGCAGGAGCAGCGGGGCGGGGCGCCATGGGCCGGCCTTTGGCATCCAGCTCCAGCTTGCCCAGCACTTTGAGGCCGGGCACCTTGGGCGCTTCCTCAGTAGGCTGTGGGGCTGGGGCGGCGGCCACTACGGGCGCAGCAACCGGAGCCGCTGCCACCGGAGCGGGGGCAGGAGCTTCTACGGGCTTGGGAGCCGGGGCTTTCGGGGCAGCGGGCTCAGCCGGACGGGCATGGGCAGCCGCTTCCAGCTCGCTTTGGCGCTTGGCCTGGCTGAGCTTAGCGGCCTCCAGCTTGTCCTGGGCTGAAGACGCAAATTCCTTGTCCAGCAACGCTACCTGCTCGGGAGTGAGCTTGGTTGTGGGCTTGTTTTCTACCGGAAATCCCTTTTTCGTTAGTGTTTCCACTATCGTGGACATGCCAACGTTCAGGTCTTTGGCTGCCTGACTAAGCCGTTTGGTTGCTGCTTCCGCCATTCTATGCTCGCGAACGATACTCTTATCTTGGTGCAAAGGTACTATATTAAATGGTGCCAGCCGGTGTTACGGTGTTAAAGCAGGCCGGCTGGCCCGATTTAACGCCTTTGCCGGGCCGAAGCCCGCGCGCTCATTGCGCGTTGTCGCTGGCAGTGGAGGTTTCTGCTTCGTCGGTGCTCTCTTCTTCGCCTTCAAATTCGTTGCGGATGACGCGGAAAACGTCTTCTACAGTTTCCTCTTCCAGCTCCGTGCGGCGCACGATGTCTTCTTTGCTTACGGCCAATACGGCGCGCCCGGTGTCGAGGCCAATTTTCTTGAGCTCGTCGATGATCCAGGCTTCGAGCTCATCCGAGAATTCATCGAGGGCAATGTCTTCTTCGTAGTCGCCGGCATCCCGGAACACGTCGATTTCCATGCCCACCAGCCGCGAGGCCAGCTTGATGTTGGCGCCGCCCCGGCCGATGGCCAGTGAAACCTGGTCGGGCTTCAAGAACACCGAAACCCGGCCGGTTTGTTCGTTTATTTTCATCGACGTGAGCTTGGCCGGCGACAGGGCCCGCGCAATGTAGAGCTCCAGGTTGTCGGTGTAGTTGATGACGTCGATGTTCTCGTTTTCCAGCTCACGCACTACGGCGTGAATCCGGGAGCCTTTCATGCCTACGCAGGCACCTACCGGGTCGATACGGTCGTCGTAGCTTTCTACGGCTACTTTGGCCCGCTCGCCGGGCTCGCGCACGATGTTTTTGATGGTGATCAGGCCATCATAAATCTCGGGCACCTCCTGCTCGAACAACCGCTCGAGGAAAGCAGGCGCCGCGCGCGACAGGATGATTTTGGGCGTGCCGTTGATGATTTCCACCTTGTGCACCACTGCCCGTACGGAGTCGCCCTTGCGGTAGCGGTCCTTCGGGATCTGCTCGCCTTTGGGCAGCACCAGCTCGTTTTCGTCTTTGTCGAGGATGAGGGCCTCGCGGCTCCATACCTGATAGACTTCGCCAGCGATGATTTCACCCACCTGGTCTTTGTAGGTCTGATAGAGGTGGTCGCGCTCCAGGTCCTTCACGCGCTGAATCAGCGTCTGGCGGGCCATGAGCACGGCGCGGCGGCCGAAGTCTTCCAGCTTCACCTCTTCCGTCACCTGCTCGCCTACTTCGAAGTCGGGCTCGATTTTCTGCGCCTCAGCCAGCGGAATTTTGTCGTGGTCCCAGATATCCTCCGAGTCATCGTCCACGATTTCGCGGTTGCGGTAGATTTCCAGGTCGCCCTTGTCCACGTTGAGAATGACGTCGAAGTTGGCGTCATCGGTGTACTTTTTGCGAATCATGGTCCGGAACACGTCTTCGAGGATGCTCATCATCGTGGGACGGTCGATGTTTTTGCTCCGGGCGAATTCGGCAAACGATTCAATCAGGACGTTGCTGTTCATCTGATTTAAACTGTTGAATTGTTGAATTGCTGCAGAAAAGGTGGCTGGCTTTCTTTTACGAAAAAAGACAACGGCTGGTCTGACAAGCTATTAAGTCCGTGTTACTTAAACGAAATGACGATCCGCGCTTCCGCAATGCTGGCAAACGGCACGAGTGCGGCGGGCAGCGTTTTGGTTTTGCTTTTCTCCTTAATCACCTCGGCCAGCTGCAGCCCTTCGGCCTCAATGGCTTCCAGGGTACCGGTTTTTTCGGTGCCGTCGGCCAGCTTCAGGCTGAAGGTGCGGCCCACGTGCCGGGTGTACTGGCGCGGGTCGGTGAGGGGCTGGTCGGCACCGGGGGAGGTGACTTCCAGCGAGTAGGCAGCATCTTCGCCGTAGGCTTCGTCGATGCGCTTAGCCAGCCGGCGGCTCACTTTGGCGCACTCGTCTATGCCCAGGCCCTGCTCACTATCGAGCGTGACGGTGATTTTGGGCCGGATGGCGTCGGATACGCTCAGGTCTACCACGAACAGGTCGAAACCGGTAAGGCTATCCTGGAGCATCTCGTCGATGCGGTGTTGATCGAAATTCATCGGGTCTTGAACCGGGTGATAAAAGAAAGAGGGGACGCT is from Hymenobacter yonginensis and encodes:
- the nusA gene encoding transcription termination factor NusA, whose translation is MNSNVLIESFAEFARSKNIDRPTMMSILEDVFRTMIRKKYTDDANFDVILNVDKGDLEIYRNREIVDDDSEDIWDHDKIPLAEAQKIEPDFEVGEQVTEEVKLEDFGRRAVLMARQTLIQRVKDLERDHLYQTYKDQVGEIIAGEVYQVWSREALILDKDENELVLPKGEQIPKDRYRKGDSVRAVVHKVEIINGTPKIILSRAAPAFLERLFEQEVPEIYDGLITIKNIVREPGERAKVAVESYDDRIDPVGACVGMKGSRIHAVVRELENENIDVINYTDNLELYIARALSPAKLTSMKINEQTGRVSVFLKPDQVSLAIGRGGANIKLASRLVGMEIDVFRDAGDYEEDIALDEFSDELEAWIIDELKKIGLDTGRAVLAVSKEDIVRRTELEEETVEDVFRVIRNEFEGEEESTDEAETSTASDNAQ
- the infB gene encoding translation initiation factor IF-2 is translated as MAEAATKRLSQAAKDLNVGMSTIVETLTKKGFPVENKPTTKLTPEQVALLDKEFASSAQDKLEAAKLSQAKRQSELEAAAHARPAEPAAPKAPAPKPVEAPAPAPVAAAPVAAPVVAAAPAPQPTEEAPKVPGLKVLGKLELDAKGRPMAPRPAAPAAPVAAATPPAPVAASAPKPVEAPVAETKPAPAAPVAAPAPAPAPKPVETPAPAPTPVAAAPAPAPVAPEPAKAPVAEAPAAAPAPTPAPQPAPAAPAPVAATPAPAAAAPAEPTAPAEEPAGTIVAKADQLKGLTVLGKIELPLDSSRRGGRGARPVASSDVRKSGLAADKKKRQRLPGPGGATQPGSANQGTQQGSGGYQGNRPAGGPGQRPGGGPGQRPGGPGQRPGGPGQRTQPTVPLTPEQNDKQIQEQIKATLAKLSGGRGGNNNNRAKYRRDKRAGVAEDREAQRAQNELDAKTLKVTEFISANDLASLMDVSVNEIIKVCLNMGMFVSINQRLDAEAITVIADEFGYDVEFLSAEEEDTVVEITDNEEDLQPRAPIVTIMGHVDHGKTSLLDYIRNASVAKGEAGGITQHIGAYDVMTKSGKRVTFLDTPGHEAFTAMRARGAKITDIAIIVVAADDSVMPQTKEAINHAQAAGVPIVIALNKIDKPGANPDKVREELSVINVLVEEWGGKYQSQEVSAKTGLGIDDLLEKVLLEAEILELKANPDRNAVGAVIEASLDKGRGYVTTILVQTGTMKVGDIVLAGPHFGRVKAMTDHRGKKMKTAGPATPVQVLGLTGAPQAGDKIQVMETEREARELATQRQQLAREQSMRTKKHITLDEIGRRLAIGSFKELNVIVKGDVDGSVEALADSLLKLSTPEVAVNILSKSVGAISESDVLLASASDAIIIGFQVRPSQSARKLAEQEQIDIRLYSIIYNAINEVKDAMEGMLAPTVKDVVVANAEIRQVFNITKVGAIGGCMVTDGTFTRKTKVRLVRNGIVVYSGEIKDLKRYKDDVSEVRQGYECGISLKNFDDLQEGDNIEGFEEQEVKRTL
- a CDS encoding ribosome maturation factor RimP; protein product: MNFDQHRIDEMLQDSLTGFDLFVVDLSVSDAIRPKITVTLDSEQGLGIDECAKVSRRLAKRIDEAYGEDAAYSLEVTSPGADQPLTDPRQYTRHVGRTFSLKLADGTEKTGTLEAIEAEGLQLAEVIKEKSKTKTLPAALVPFASIAEARIVISFK